In the Topomyia yanbarensis strain Yona2022 chromosome 3, ASM3024719v1, whole genome shotgun sequence genome, one interval contains:
- the LOC131693912 gene encoding cysteine-rich venom protein 6-like, producing MRNATVLAVIGLATCCLIQAAPNDIIKICGPNEEYSTCGTACPQTCESIKKPPHACILICRTGCFCKSGYVRNAYGACIRPCQCSLVLPLPYLPPRLPCEPENPSESPKSPCDAPKVPCSAPKPPCGK from the exons ATGAGAAACGCAACTGTTTTAGCTGTCATCGGTCTCGCCACTTGTTGTTTGATTCAGGCTGCACCCAACG ATATTATAAAAATATGCGGTCCTAATGAGGAATACTCTACCTGCGGCACTGCTTGTCCGCAGACCTGTGAATCTATAAAAAAGCCACCACATGCATGCATACTAATATGCCGAACTGGGTGCTTCTGCAAGTCTGGTTATGTCCGTAATGCGTACGGGGCTTGCATCCGTCCATGCCAGTGCTCATTAGTGCTACCACTGCCATACTTACCGCCAAGGCTTCCATGCGAACCGGAAAATCCCAGCGAGAGCCCTAAATCACCATGCGATGCGCCCAAAGTCCCATGTTCTGCTCCGAAACCACCTTGTGGTAAATGA
- the LOC131688032 gene encoding von Willebrand factor-like has product MNNGVLLVFATICCMLIQAAPNEICGPNEIFSNCGPSCPQTCESLFMGEQPCGLRCEIGCFCQEGLIRKANGECVHPSECQLYRNNLRPPCESKYSTVNYIAQQCRGASHRSEASTFLKMKLALVAIFAALCTMAYAVPQCASDCRGPNEVFSNCGSACPLTCDSWQRGPQPCASSCQSGCICQPGFVRNIQGTCIEPALCPRACNRPPFPSYH; this is encoded by the exons ATGAATAACGGAGTACTCCTAGTCTTCGCAACTATTTGTTGTATGTTGATTCAAGCTGCACCCAATG AAATATGTGGtccaaacgaaatattttccaACTGTGGTCCTTCTTGTCCGCAAACTTGTGAATCTTTATTCATGGGGGAACAACCGTGCGGATTGCGGTGTGAAATTGGATGCTTCTGCCAAGAAGGTTTGATTCGCAAGGCAAACGGTGAATGTGTCCATCCATCCGAGTGTCAACTTTACAGAAACAATCTCCGACCACCATGTGAAAGCAAATA TTCAACCGTTAACTATATAGCGCAACAGTGCCGTGGTGCCAGTCATCGATCAGAAGCTTCAACGTTCTTGAAAATGAAACTTGCTCTTGTTGCAATTTTTGCCGCCTTATGTACCATGGCGTACGCTGTGCCTCAATGTG CCTCAGATTGTCGCGGTCCAAACGAAGTGTTTTCCAACTGTGGATCTGCCTGTCCATTAACCTGTGACTCCTGGCAGCGTGGACCACAACCGTGTGCCTCGTCTTGCCAGAGTGGATGTATCTGTCAACCTGGATTCGTTCGTAACATCCAGGGAACGTGCATCGAACCGGCTTTATGCCCAAGAGCATGCAACAGACCACCCTTCCCCAGCTACCACTAG